The window TGAAGGTGTAGATACAATCTACACCTAGTCGTGGAAACAGATGCAATCTACACCTAACTTTTGAAAAAAAATCTTTGAAATCCCCCAAAAATAGGTAAAAGATAGCGCTTCTTTATTTAGTATGGGATAATTACATATGTCTATTTTTTATTTTATTTTTTTTAATAAATTATAATTATATTTGATTTCATAGTTCTCGTTGAAAGAGAAATTAGTAGTAGTTCATATTGATTAATTTCAAAAATAATAGAATTTAAAATTTCAATTCTTTAATTTCTAAAAATGAATAAATTTCTAGTTGCAATATTGGTGCTAAACATTGTCACTACTTTAATAGTCATTCTTATCTATTTTGTTAGGCCAAAGACTATAAATCCAATTATTGGCTATAGGACTAAATTGTCAATGAAGAACCAAGTAAACTGGGATGTCTCACAAAATTATTTTTTTATGAATTGGATTTTCATACTTCCTATTATCTATCTAACTCAAATATTAATGCTCATTGGCGAAATACCGTTTAAATTTATCGGTTACATAGTTTTCTCAGAATTTATAGTTTTTACGCCAGCATTAACTTTTGCTACAGAAAGAAAATTGATATGATAAAATAACTTTTATGACACAGAAGAAAAATGGACCAATACCATCAAGAAATATCATATTGAGGGAGTTCATTTAAAAGCAGAGAAATCAGATGAAACTTATTTTAATGATCTGTTTGAAATAGGTCAAGGTTTCCCGAGGTATGCGCTTATCGAGAAGGAAGGTAAGCTTGTAACAATCTCCGCTCCGCAACCTCAGGACGAGTCTGCATTTGGCTTGATTCAAGAATATTTGAAGAAAGGAGATAGCTCCGCCAATTAGAAGTTTCTTAGTCTTAGCAGAGGAGGAAAAGCTAATTGTCTTAAACAGGGATCAAGCATCCACTTTAGTTGAATAAAGATTTTGAGAAAATGATGAAGCAATATTATTACAAATTAATCTATTTTATTCTACTTGTCTTACAAATTAGTTGTCAGGAGAAAGATCCAACAAAGAGATTCAAGATTTCAGAGGCAGAAATGATTGATGTGAGTAATAAAATCATTGATCTTGAAATTGAGCAAATCATCAAAAGACCACATTTAGAAATTCAAGATGATTATTTAATTGTTACTGATTTGTCCTCTCTCACTGATAGAGGGATACTTTTATTTAATAAAAACTCCTTAGAATTCGTTTCTAGAACTGGCATTCTTGGTGAAGGCCCAGGAGAAATCACTAGGTATGGACTTCTAGCTAATTCCAATAAAACCAATGAATTTTGGATGCCTGACTTTTCTAAACTCAGAATTTTCAATTTTAAAATTGATTCTGCTATCCTTGATTTAGATTATAAGCCCAGTGTCTCGTTACCATTTAATAATGAGAATTTTCTCACTAGATTTGAAGTTATTTCTGATAGTATGGCTGTTGGAGTAGCTTTGGAAGTATTAGATGTCAATTCTGCAAGAGTCAGATTAGGTAGATATAACTTAAACACAGGTAAAACATCATTTTTTGGATACGAGCATCCAAAATTAAAAGGGCAAAAAACAAGGGGCTTTTTTGATTATTCCCATAAAAATAAAATGATGGCATTGTCATACGCATTTCACGATCTAATTACGGTATTTGATCAAAATGGGCACTTGAAGTTTAATATATTGGGAGAAAAAGAATTTGATAATGAAAATGGAAAACTTGGTTTTTTTAGTCAAATAAAAATCACCCAAAACTATATAATAGCAGCCTATAGGAACAAACCAAGGTTTAGAATTGATGAAAACAAAAGGCCCATAAGCAATGGAAGTGAAATCCTCTTATTCTTCAATCTAGATGGTGAACTCATAAAAATTTATAATGTTGGTTTTGAGATAGATTATTTCAGCGTTGACGAAACCAATGCTAGGATATTCATTTCATTCCTTGATCGAGAAACCCCAATTGGATACTTTCAATATGATTAAAAACAATGTAACTACTCAGGTTGTAAATTAGCTATATGATTTAGATTTTCTAAGATATTTCCCGAACGTTTGATCAGGGTATCCACGACGGATCTTATAACACTGAAGTTTTCAGCTCCATTGTTGGATTTGAACTGTCCTGATATTTTTTGTTTCACCTTGATGTTGCGTATGGCTCTTTCAGAGGCATTGTTATCCGGTGGTACTTTTTGGTGATAGAGAAAAGTAAAAAGTGACTTTCTGTATTTCAGGAGTCTTTTTTGTAGGGATACTGCTTCTTTATGTTTTGACTCTACAGGTTGGGCGAGTAGGTTATCCATCTTCTCTTCAATGGAAGCAATACTCCTGCTATTCTCTGGATCTGATAGTTTTTTGAGTTTTCTCTTCAGTGAGATAGCTTCCCTGAACAGGGCCCTAAGGCTGTCAGCCCATTTAGATTTATAGCGTTCAACAATGTAGTTGAGCTCCCTAAGCAGATGTGCACAACAGAGCTGGTGCAGGTTTTCCGAATAGTTGAAGTATGCCCTCCATGCATCGTGGCACAATACTGCCTTTCCGAACCCATCGGGAAAATGTGTATTCATCGCCTTAAGTCCACGTGATTCAGATATAGCTAACAGGGTGAGTTCCTCGGTCTGATAAGTCCAGACCCACTGTTTGTTTCCATCCACTTTAGCCCCAGTCTCGTCAGCTCCTATCACAGGACTTTTAGAGACTGCCGTCTTTATCTTTGCATATATTGGTGCAGACTTGCGGGCAAACCTACCGATAATGTTATCGATACTCCCCTCGCTGAGATTAATACCGAAGCAGTCCCTGAGAAGTTCTTTCATCCTTCTATAGGGAACATACTGTCTGGCATGCAGATAACCGACAATGGTTTCAACACCGCTCCCGTACTGTATGGGGGCATTGATATTGTCAGGGAATGACCCACTGATCTTTTCTCCACAGGAACAGTTTTTGGAAAAGATTCTATGCTCGGTACATACCACTTTAATCACAGGAAGATCCAGGACCTGTCTTTTGGAGGACAGTTCTGCTGGAACCGCCGACAGATCACCACCACAGCAGGTACAGAATAAAGGGATGTGGTTTTCTATTATGTCCGGGGAGGATGTCATTTCAAGGGTATGGCCTTTGTGTCCAGGCTGACCGCCGGTTTTGCGCCCTGTATCCTGACGGAGACTCTGATTTTTTTTGGGGCGGTTCTCGTCTTTTGAAGGGGGAACCGAGCTGTTGCGGCTGTTTTTGGGATTACGGTAACGGGCAAGCTCATTTTCCAAATCGGATACCCTAGATTTTAAAGACTTGACCTGCTCCATAAGCTGGAGGTTCATCTTGATCAGTTCCTGAATAAGCGTATCCCTGTGGTCCAATATACTATAGAAATGTTTCCTGAATATCAGCACATAATCCCATGAATACCAATAATCCACGCTGTTTTTCCCCACAAAAAAATGTGGATAAACCAACTTTAAAGCTGATTTTCGTACATTCACATACAAATACGCATCAATACACCACAGAGGGCAACAAGACTCCAAATACTTGAATATTGGTCAGTAAATAATGTACCTGAGTAGTTACAAAACAATAAATTAAAATATTTGTACTTATTATTCTTTAGTTTATCAATATGGGTTTCATGTTCGGAAAAGAAAAATGATAGCACATATTATAAATTTGATAAATATCCTCGTATTGAATTTAATGAAAATCTTAAGTTGCTTATTGAAGGGGAATTATGTGATTTTGACTTTTCTAACTTAACTTTTCTAAATAAAGCAAAAATTATATCAATAGTTGATGGGTTTTGTATGAAATGTGTAATTAATGAAATTAACCAAAGGGATATACTTCTCCAAGAAATTACAAAAAACGATTCCCTTGGTCAGGTTATCTTTATAATGAACGTTTCAAAAGAAGGTTCAGTGATGTTTTTAAAACATTTTGAGCCATTGATTAATGTAAAAGGTTTAATACTTTGGGATGATGAGTATAATTTTGAAAATAAGAATAATTTATTAACATCAGATAAGAAATTGAGAACATTTCTGATTGATCATAATAATCAGATTAAGATTATGGGAGATCCAATTTACAATACGGATTTAATTAAAGAATACAAAATGATTCTTCAGGAAATTAATTTATCTTATTACAACTGAAATGATCTTAAAAAACAAGAAAACCATCAATTTCTACCTTGAACTACACAAAGAAAAAAATAGGATTTTAAAAAAGATTATTAATTTGAACTTAAAATAAGAAAATAATATTTTTATAAATCGAGGTATTCTATGTTTTTAATTGGAAAATTTTAATCAACCCAAAGTTAATGAATTTTTGAATTAACATAATAAAATAAATTAAAATTATATTATTCTTTATTATTTTTTTTATTATCTTAAATAATTATTTATATGAATATCCGCCTACGTACAAGTAGGCAAATTTTATACTTTGACAATACGTGTCAATAACTTTCAGGGCTGTATTTTAAGTGTTTAATTGGCTTGAAATAAAGAAAGAAGCCATGACTATCCTACAATTCAATGAAAGATATCCAGATGAGGCAAGTTGCATTCATTTCTTTAAGGAACAAAGAGAAAGGGAAGGCATTATTTGTAAGAAATGTAAGTCCAGAGAACACTACTGGCTTAATTCTCTCAATATGTTTCAATGTAAACATTGTGAATTTAGGACAGGCCTGAAGAATGGTACCGTTATGGAAAACAGCAAGTTGCCATTAAGGATCTGGTTGCTTGCAATGACACTTGTAAGTGCAACCAAGAAGGGGTTTAGCTGCCTGGAACTCCAGAGGCAGATGGGGCATAGTAGATACGAGACTGTTTTCAGGCTGTACCACAAGCTCCGAGAAGCAATGGGTAAACGTGATAGCCAATATAAACTAGAGGATATGGTTGAATATGATGAGGCTTTTGTAAGCAAGGCAACAAAATCTTCGGAAAGGATGAAGCTGAAGAAAGGACGCGGAAGTCAAAAACAAGCTTCCGTTGCTGTCATGGCTGAATCATCTATTCTTGAAGACTTAATTACCGGAGAAAAGGACAAAAGCTGCAGATATTTCAAGATGGTCAAAATAGATAACTTGAAGGCAAAAACAGCCGAAAAACTGATAAAAGGCCTGATTGACAAGAAAGCTGTGGTTCAGACTGATGAAAGTACGACTTATTCTAACCTAGAAGATTGTATCGATGTCCATGTAAGCGAACTATCCTCCACAAAAGAAGGTAAGTTCAATCTCAAATGGGTACATATAGCAATAAGTAACCTCAAAAGAGATCTGCAGAAGTACCATATGGTTTCAGAAAAGATGCTTCAAAACTATCTCAATGAATTCTGTTACAAACTAAACCGAAGATACTTTGGTGAAAAACTATTTGACAGATTGGTTATTGCAAGCATTTGCCCCTACTTGTATACAAGCGGATAATCATAATTATTTATTAATAAAACATGAAAAAATGAAAAAGAAAATCTTTTTATCACTAAGTTTAGCATTTATAGGAGCATCAATGGGGTTTGCGACACTTCAAGAAAACGAAACAACCTGTGTTCCTGTCACAACTTCTTGTCAATTCGAAACAATAGTATGTGGAGATGACATCTTTGAAATAATTGATGGAGCCATAGAGGCAGATGAATTATTGTGCCCTTAAATTAAAGTTCATAGAGAGTGATGAAAATCACTCTCTTTAAATTTAGAAACTATGTCAAAAATTTTAATTATCCTAATTTCATTTTTCGCTTCTTCTGAATTAAACCAGAACTATGTATCAACTCATATGGTTTATTATGAAGTCATATTTAAATCTGATTCTACAAATTTAGATTTCGTCTCAAGTGACTTAATGGTACTTTTTGTTGGAGATAAAAAGTCTAAATTTAGGAATTACTATCAAATGCAGAGAGATTCACTGGTAGCTGCTGCTAAAGAAAATGGCGTTGCCAATCCAGGTCTCATTCTTGGTCAAGTCAATCAAATACAAAAGCCTAAGTTTAAATACACAATAGTTAAAGATTGGAAGAACAAATCCTACAAATATTACGATCGAATAATACCAGATAATTTTGTTTTTGAAGGAACATTAGTCGCAGAAGATTGGGAAATTCTGGAAGAATTTGATGAATATGAGGGTTTCAAAGTGCAGAAAGCTATTACAACTTATGGAGGAAGGAATTTTGAGGCTTGGTTTACAACAGAAATCCCAATAAACGATGGCCCTTATGTTTTTGGGAATCTCCCTGGATTAATTGTAAAATTAAATGATACTAAAAATCACTATAGTTTTAATATGGTGGGTATTTCAAAAATGGAAGAAAGTTTAGATCACAATATGAATCCTGTTCCAATTAAAACTACTCGAAATAAGTATTTCCAATTAGAAGCTGATTTTAACACAAATATTTTTGAAAGGTTAGCTAGAGCTGGAATTACCATGACCGATCCAAATCAGGCTAAAGAAGTTCAAAATCGATATGATCAAAAGAATAATCCATTAGAAATTCAAATATTAAGAGATTCTAAATGAAAACATCAATCACCATTGCCTTATTTATTTATTAGTTTTGATTGATAAATGAAACGGTATAATGCAATTTTCCTATTCTTTTTCTTCAGCTTCCTATTGTTCAGCACTATTGCTATAGGTCAATCCATCATTTCAGGAAAGGTTACTGTAGCAAAGGAATCTTCATCAAGTTTTGGAGTAAATATTCTTGTCAAAAATCCCACAAGTCTTTCCACTCTTTCTTATGGGATTACCGATGAGGCTGGTAATTTTACTATCAAAGTACAATCTGATTCGGATAGTCTACTCGTGCTTTTTCGTTCATTGACCATACAGGAGTTTCAAATGTTTATACCCAACAAGACACAGGAATTGTTGGTGGAATTGGAAGAGGGCATACAAGAAATCCCTGAGTTCACCCTTAAATCTATCAAAAATCCTGTAACGTTAAAAAATGATACCTTAAGTTATGCTGTTGATGGTTTTACCAATCAAAATGACAGAGTAATTGCTGATATTCTTAAAAAACTTCCAGGTATAGAAGTGCTTGAAAATGGAAGGATTCTGTATGAAGGAAATGGTATTCAGAAATTTTATATTGACGGGATGGACTTGCTGGAAGGTAGATACAATTTAGCGAGTAGAAATCTTCCTGCAGATGCTGTTGAGTCTATACAAATTTTAGAGAATCATCAACCACTTAGGGTATTGGATAGTCTTGTTTTCTCTGACAAAGCCTCACTGAATTTAAAGCTTACACGAAAAAATGTCTGGTTAGGTACTGGAACTGCTGGAATCGGTGCAGCTCCATTTTTATATGAGGGAAAATTTAGCCCTATGACTTTTCGAAATGACTTACAGATGCTCTACAATTTACAAACAAATAATTCTGGAAAAGATATTGGTCAAGAACTTACTGTTTTAACACTAGAGGAGCTTCAGGAGAATATAGGTGCACAAGCAGATTTAAGACCTTGGTTTGGTTTACCCACACTATCGACTCCATCTATCAAGAAAGAACGTTTTTTATTTAACCAAAGTCAGATGGTTTCTGCTAATGTACTCAAGAGAAACCAAGGTGGAACAGATTTACGGACCAATATTTCATATTTACATGATAGCCAAAGACAGCAGGGAGGAATCAATACGGCTTATTTTTTACCAAATGATACTATTCAGCTTGTAGAATCACATCAAAACAGACTTTTATCTAGCGCCCTAGATGGAGAAATTTCTTGGATAAAGAATGAAAAAAAGTCATACCTCAAAAATAACCTCAATATCAATATCCTAAATAATAGAGAGCTGGGCATAAGTCGGTTAAATGAAGTCAATTGGGATCAACAAGCTAATTTACCTTTACTTTCCATCAGCAATAGTTTTCATACTTTAAAACCATTAGGAAAGCAATTGCTAAATATTAAATCTGATGTTGGATTTAGGCAAACAAATCAGAATTTTGAAGTTAGTCCTGGTAGCTTCGAGGAATTGCTCAACGACAATATGCCCTATGAAAGATTGAATCAAGAAATTGGCTATCAGTCCATTTTTGCGCATCATTCCATTGGAATAACCAAAGGCTTGCCCAGAAACTGGTCTTATTCAGGGAATGTAGGATTACTTTATGAAAATGAAAGTATGCAAAGCAATCTGGAAACAATGGTTGGAGATAGTGAGATGATCGTACCAGAACCATTTGTCAATGATCTTTCCTACAGCCAATTTAAGCCCTATTTAAATTCTCAATTAAATTTGAAACAGGAGAGTTTCAATTTACAATTCAAATTTCCCCTGAGTTATTTCAATATCAATGTGAACGATGGGCTGTTAACCGAGCAAAGTGAAGTTTCTAGATTGGTCATTGAACCTCAATTGTTTATGAAGTATTTTTTTACTGGAAAATGGAATACAACCTTAAGACTTTCAAGAAAAAATGACTTTAAAGGAATCAATGATATTCACTATGGATTTATAGTAAGAAATTTCCGGACATTTCAGCAAAGATCTACTTCTGTTCCAGGAGTCTTAAGGCATTCCTTAAATTATGGGATCAATTATCGCGACCCGATTAATTCCATTTTTTCAAGTCTAAATTATAGCTACACAGATACCAGAATGAATACCATCATGGAAAGTGAAGTGGCAGCATCTGGAGAAGTATTTTATCAGACATTGGATATGAATAATAGGGGGACAGGTCATCTTACAAATTTCAGAATAAGTAAATACTTACCTTTGATCAAAACAAACCTGACACTTTCTGGCAACTATCAAGTTCAAACTAATGAACAGGTTATAAATGGTATCTTGTCATCGGTAAAATTTGAAATATTAGGTTCTGGAGTAGAGGTTCAAGTTAACCCATCAAGGGTAGCAAACCTTACATATATAGCCAAACTAAATTTCATCAATTCTCAAGTAGAAGAAAGGAGTCTAGGTAGTATTAGACAGTTCAACCATGTGGCATCATTAGATCTTTTTATCAAAGAAAACCAAACTGTTACTTTCAAATGGGAGCATTATGACAACAGACTTTCGGGAAGTAGGGACTTAACTGGTTTCCTAGATGTGATGTATCAATATAAAATCAAAAATAGTCGTTGGGACCTATCTCTTCAAGGACAAAATATTTTAAACAACAGTAATTTCGGTACTTTTAGCGCTGATTCCTTTTTTATTCGTCAACAAAGTTTTCTATTGAGGCCAAGGCAAGTAATGCTGTTTATGAATTTTGCTTTTTAGGTTTCAATCAAATTTTATAAGTGCATTGGATTGATATTTCTTTCACTAGTCATGCCTTTAACATGCAAATAGAACGCTGATTGAACAGATTGAGCTGATGGTCACTGATTAAACAAGATAAACTTTTCATTATTCACCCTAAAAAATATTGAAGGTATAGATGCAGTCTACATAAAGACGCACAAACAAGATCAGTGATAACCCGCAATATCTGTGTCATCTACATGCCAATAGAACGCTGATTGAACAGATTGAACTGATGGTCACTGATTAAACAAGATAAACTTTTCATTATTCATCCTAAAAAATATTGAAGGTGTAGATTGAATCTACACCTAGCCGCACAAACAAGGTCGGTGATAACCAGCAATATCTGTGTCATCTACATGCCAATAGAACGCTGATTGAACAGATTGAACTGATGGTCACTGATTAAACAAGATAAACTTTTCATTATTCACCCTAAAAAATATTGAAGGTGTAGATGCGGTCTACATAAAGACGCACAAACAAGATCAACATAATTGAAGATTTCAATAAACAGACAGAGATCAATTCCTATCTGTTTATTTTTTTTATTTATATTTAATTAATACTTTTAGAATATTCTAAACGGTTAGAATTACATTGTTTAAGTTTAAAAAATAAAAAGCTGTTCATTATGGAAAGCTTTTTTTTAATTTATAATTTTTCCTTAATCTCTTCCGGCTCAAAACCCAAAACCAAATAATCCCCATTTGGGAATTCTATAATGGCCTTTTGATCATGGAGCTTTTTTCTGCTAATACAGCCAAAGCTGATTTTTCTGATTCCAACTTTTCCTTGTCTGCATCATCCAGTTTTCTATAAGTTGTTCCGCGTTTATTAATCAAGGACTCAAAACCCACTTTGTCTGCGAACTTCACCAATAAAGCTGCACTTGGCGCTTGCTTTTTATAATCCACAAATTCGTATTCAATGCCCTCTGATTCCAAAAAATCAAAGGTCTTTTTCATCGTGTTACAATTTTTGATTCCGTATATTCTGAGTTGCATGGCGTTGTTGTTAAAATGTTAAACGTTAAAAGCGTTAATTGGGCAAATGGGTTAAAAGGTTAAATTGGTTAAAAGGTTAACTGGATTAAGAGGTTAATTGGGTTAATAGGTTAATTGGTTATTTGGTTAAACCAGTATAAAACGATAACTGAGTCTTAAATCTTGTGTCTAACCTCTTATGTCTAGTATCTATCACAAACTCAAAATCTCTTTTAAAGAGGCTTCATTGGCTTGTACGATCTGGGAGATGTATTCGTCTGTCAGTGCTGTGGAGAGGAATAAACTTTCGAATTGTGAAGGTGCTAAATACACCCCTCTGTGCAGCATGGCTTGGAAGTATTTTCCAAAAAGCGCTGTATCAGCCTGTTTTGCAGAAGCAAAATCAAAGATCTCTTTATCCGTAAAGAATAAACTATACATGCTACCTAAATGATTGACTGTATAATTGAGACCTAATTTCTCTAAAGAGGTTTTGATTCCACTGACCAATTTATCTCCTATTTGGTTCAACCTTGTGTAAACTTCATCGTGTGTATCTAAATATTGTAGCATCGTAAGACCCGCAGCCATGGCGATTGGATTACCTGACAAAGTTCCAGCCTGATAAACGGGACCAGCTGGGGATACAAACTCCATGATTTCTTTCTTGCCACCGTAGGCCCCAACAGGCATTCCTCCACCGATAATTTTACCTAGTGTCGTCATGTCTGGAGTTACGCCAAAGAGTTCTTGCGCTCCACCTTTTGCCAAGCGGAAGCCTGTCATTACCTCATCGAAGATCAATATGATTCCTTCTTTGTCACAGATTTTTCTCAAACCTTCTAAGTAACCCGGTTTCGGAGTTACCAAACCCATGTTGCCCGGAACAGGCTCTAAAATCAAGGCAGCTATTTCGTTTTTGTTTACTTTTATCAATTCCTCAATCGCTTCCAAATCATTGTATGGAGCAATTAATGTGTCTTTGGCTGTTCCTTTGGTGACCCCTGGTGAATCGGGATTGCCCATGGTCATGGCACCAGAACCTGCAGCGATTAAGAAGGAGTCTCCATGTCCATGGTAGTGTCCTTCCATTTTGATGAACTTATCCTTACCGGTGAATCCTCTTGCCACTCTGATGGCAGACATGGTTGCTTCTGTTCCCGAGTTGACCATTCTGACCTTCTCTACAGAGGGGACCATCTTGGTGATCAATTCGGCAATTTCCACTTCCCTCGCTGTTGGCGCACCGAAAGATGTTCCATTTTCCATCGCTTTGATGACAGCTTCTTTGATCATTGGGTGATTGTGACCAAGTATCATTGGTCCCCAGCTGTTGATCAGCTCGAAGTAACTATTGCCATCTGCGTCAAAGATATGGGCGCCATCTGCTTTTTCTATAAAAATAGGGTTCCCTCCTACTGCTCTAAATGCCCTAACCGGTGAATTCACACCTCCTGGAATATAATTTTGAGCCTTTTCAAATAAGGCTTTACTTTTATTAATCTGCATTGAAATTATTTTATTTCTCTTCTAATACCCCATTTTCCAATTTCAGAATGGGTACAAATTTATTATTTCTGCTATTTCTAAAATCCAAACCGTAGGAAATTCTTCCTTCGCTTCTTCCGATTTCATTCAGGTTTTTTCTGAAATCAAATCCTTTTGAGCTGTTGATTGTGGTCGTCACCCAATTCATCAATTCATACCCCAAGTGTGCGTTGAGGGAGGGATAGATTTGATTTTCTTCAAAAAAGGCTTCACGGAACTCTTCTACCTGAGAACTTGCAAAGCGTATGGTATTGTTGGAAATAAAGTGGAAATTTTGGTTTTGGAGCATTTCAAAATTCGCAAAATTGAAAAACAGCCAAGTGTCCATCACCATTACAGGCGTATTTCCAGATATAGATTCCAAGAGTCCAAAGGTTGGTGAAGCCACATTTGGATCATCACTTAGGATGATGATGATATCTGCTTTTGCGGTCGCATTTCCACTTCGGAGATTCAAGTCAGTAAAAAAGGTTCTGATATTTCTATCTGTAATTTCTTGATTAGCGACAATCTGAAAGCCATATTTTGTAGCATCTGAAACCATTTTCTTTGCAAG is drawn from Belliella baltica DSM 15883 and contains these coding sequences:
- a CDS encoding SdpI family protein, encoding MNKFLVAILVLNIVTTLIVILIYFVRPKTINPIIGYRTKLSMKNQVNWDVSQNYFFMNWIFILPIIYLTQILMLIGEIPFKFIGYIVFSEFIVFTPALTFATERKLI
- a CDS encoding BF3164 family lipoprotein yields the protein MMKQYYYKLIYFILLVLQISCQEKDPTKRFKISEAEMIDVSNKIIDLEIEQIIKRPHLEIQDDYLIVTDLSSLTDRGILLFNKNSLEFVSRTGILGEGPGEITRYGLLANSNKTNEFWMPDFSKLRIFNFKIDSAILDLDYKPSVSLPFNNENFLTRFEVISDSMAVGVALEVLDVNSARVRLGRYNLNTGKTSFFGYEHPKLKGQKTRGFFDYSHKNKMMALSYAFHDLITVFDQNGHLKFNILGEKEFDNENGKLGFFSQIKITQNYIIAAYRNKPRFRIDENKRPISNGSEILLFFNLDGELIKIYNVGFEIDYFSVDETNARIFISFLDRETPIGYFQYD
- the tnpC gene encoding IS66 family transposase — protein: MGKNSVDYWYSWDYVLIFRKHFYSILDHRDTLIQELIKMNLQLMEQVKSLKSRVSDLENELARYRNPKNSRNSSVPPSKDENRPKKNQSLRQDTGRKTGGQPGHKGHTLEMTSSPDIIENHIPLFCTCCGGDLSAVPAELSSKRQVLDLPVIKVVCTEHRIFSKNCSCGEKISGSFPDNINAPIQYGSGVETIVGYLHARQYVPYRRMKELLRDCFGINLSEGSIDNIIGRFARKSAPIYAKIKTAVSKSPVIGADETGAKVDGNKQWVWTYQTEELTLLAISESRGLKAMNTHFPDGFGKAVLCHDAWRAYFNYSENLHQLCCAHLLRELNYIVERYKSKWADSLRALFREAISLKRKLKKLSDPENSRSIASIEEKMDNLLAQPVESKHKEAVSLQKRLLKYRKSLFTFLYHQKVPPDNNASERAIRNIKVKQKISGQFKSNNGAENFSVIRSVVDTLIKRSGNILENLNHIANLQPE
- a CDS encoding IS1595-like element ISBeba1 family transposase; this encodes MTILQFNERYPDEASCIHFFKEQREREGIICKKCKSREHYWLNSLNMFQCKHCEFRTGLKNGTVMENSKLPLRIWLLAMTLVSATKKGFSCLELQRQMGHSRYETVFRLYHKLREAMGKRDSQYKLEDMVEYDEAFVSKATKSSERMKLKKGRGSQKQASVAVMAESSILEDLITGEKDKSCRYFKMVKIDNLKAKTAEKLIKGLIDKKAVVQTDESTTYSNLEDCIDVHVSELSSTKEGKFNLKWVHIAISNLKRDLQKYHMVSEKMLQNYLNEFCYKLNRRYFGEKLFDRLVIASICPYLYTSG
- a CDS encoding GLPGLI family protein, whose translation is MSKILIILISFFASSELNQNYVSTHMVYYEVIFKSDSTNLDFVSSDLMVLFVGDKKSKFRNYYQMQRDSLVAAAKENGVANPGLILGQVNQIQKPKFKYTIVKDWKNKSYKYYDRIIPDNFVFEGTLVAEDWEILEEFDEYEGFKVQKAITTYGGRNFEAWFTTEIPINDGPYVFGNLPGLIVKLNDTKNHYSFNMVGISKMEESLDHNMNPVPIKTTRNKYFQLEADFNTNIFERLARAGITMTDPNQAKEVQNRYDQKNNPLEIQILRDSK
- a CDS encoding ArsC/Spx/MgsR family protein, whose translation is MKKTFDFLESEGIEYEFVDYKKQAPSAALLVKFADKVGFESLINKRGTTYRKLDDADKEKLESEKSALAVLAEKSSMIKRPL
- the hemL gene encoding glutamate-1-semialdehyde 2,1-aminomutase, which produces MQINKSKALFEKAQNYIPGGVNSPVRAFRAVGGNPIFIEKADGAHIFDADGNSYFELINSWGPMILGHNHPMIKEAVIKAMENGTSFGAPTAREVEIAELITKMVPSVEKVRMVNSGTEATMSAIRVARGFTGKDKFIKMEGHYHGHGDSFLIAAGSGAMTMGNPDSPGVTKGTAKDTLIAPYNDLEAIEELIKVNKNEIAALILEPVPGNMGLVTPKPGYLEGLRKICDKEGIILIFDEVMTGFRLAKGGAQELFGVTPDMTTLGKIIGGGMPVGAYGGKKEIMEFVSPAGPVYQAGTLSGNPIAMAAGLTMLQYLDTHDEVYTRLNQIGDKLVSGIKTSLEKLGLNYTVNHLGSMYSLFFTDKEIFDFASAKQADTALFGKYFQAMLHRGVYLAPSQFESLFLSTALTDEYISQIVQANEASLKEILSL